One Phoenix dactylifera cultivar Barhee BC4 chromosome 8, palm_55x_up_171113_PBpolish2nd_filt_p, whole genome shotgun sequence genomic window carries:
- the LOC103710884 gene encoding uncharacterized protein LOC103710884: MKCPSVACLWPASPPPHRITAAAVLPDPPALYTGGFDGSIVWWNLAAPHDIWPMAVLCGHAAPIAALVTCTPAESEQPSPNPVPALFSACADGVICVWSAGSGRCRRRRRLPPWAGTPSLLSPLPSSPRYVCIVCSSSDPAAGHHPNVAAGDGEAHPRRAPKCAVVIVDSCTMNVLQTVFHGSLSIGPVKSMAVVPVEEDGAKNKQDVILVDGHGRTQFLAVPEADHDGQGANLPRGSSSPDIAAFTLGEVSSEGVQAVAFSDDRKLLALVYGNHCVFKCLADGVTVGEISLLGSSLYNDDPSTKAQLIGGMFLEGNNGVCGSEIKNLAEVSVRMFALWNTNGAAIAYRISGSGAMFEFEALCKIPDMPCILDRKASVRFCQLNHCLVRVESFCFVVRESLIWRPYITKWLVEKIESRLDNNLGKPYLSNLVGEGGFPGDLTGTWSSCCQNEAKDRAKKSSQQSCIEGSNSSNGLCREPESNGPELSERIVSSSMVLSEDFYSPYAVVYGFYSGEIEVLRFANLSPEVNSDATSVKSQIYPYISERFFSGHTGAVLCLAAHRMVACFEGQCFRQALISGSMDCTVRIWDMDAGNLLSVMHHHIAPVRQIILPPPWTNRPWNNCFLSVGEDQCVALVSLETLCVERMFPGHSSYPSMVAWDTTKGYIACLCRNLQSSSDAVSVLYLWDVKSGARERVIRGTASHSMFDHFCRGINKNSITGSILGGTTSASSLRLPVFKNGSQSCVTKSERGLSAVLPDDKSQTSTGSLELNNSLAQSSRVKVPLLGAVHDITHDLAGSRFAKQASSQSTPQKIKHPVKCYCPFPGIASLKFDISSLMSPHLVHSSDKQVNTLVSDLETKELASQHGSLSDNSDVETIESHPIKESIEGSLLRFSLCFLHLWDVDHEVDKLLVNEMNVYKPEGCYIASGVLGNRGSLTLMFPGLRATLELWKASSEFCAMRSLALVSLAQRMISLSHSSATASSALAAFYTRNFAEKVPDIKPPLLQLLVSFWQDPNEHVRMAARSLFHCAAPRAIPHPLRSQKTISPEAPSSPLDVTEENVLSNIGDISLSTYTGSDKSGNNLGSADFETSSIGSWMESFEIQEWTSWVGGTSQDAMASNIVVAAALVVWYPSIVKDILAKQVVNQLIKLVMSMNDLYSSTAAELLAEGMDSTWKVCLGPEISHLIGDIFFQIECLGGTPNGNVIQNPAVAVTIREALVGTLLPSLAVADVLGFLNVIEGQIWATSSDSSVHLVSLKTLIRVVRGSPKPLAPYLDKVVSYVLQTMDPSNLVMRKVCLHTSMLALREIARVFPMIALNGRATRLAVGDAIGDIHSATICVYDVESVTKIKILDASGPPGLPILLEGASNSRISTAITALSFSPDGEGLVAFSENGLMIRWWSLGTAWWEKLSRSLVPVQCTKLIFVPPWEGFSPNSSRSSIMANIIGHTKGVNAQDRAMELDEADSLKLLIHNLDLSYRLQWIGGRGVKLTRHGQDLGTFQL; the protein is encoded by the exons ATGAAGTGCCCCTCCGTCGCGTGCCTGTGGCCCGCCTCCCCTCCGCCCCACCGGatcaccgccgccgccgtcctTCCCGATCCCCCCGCCCTCTATACCGGCGGATTCGATGGCTCAATCGTCTGGTGGAACCTCGCCGCCCCCCACGATATCTGGCCGATGGCCGTGCTCTGCGGCCACGCGGCGCCCATCGCCGCCCTCGTCACCTGCACGCCCGCCGAGTCCGAACAACCGAGCCCTAACCCGGTCCCGGCATTGTTCAGCGCCTGCGCTGATGGCGTGATCTGCGTCTGGAGCGCCGGTAGCGGGCGCTGCCGTCGCCGCCGGAGGCTGCCACCGTGGGCGGGGACGCCGTCCTTGCTATCGCCGCTCCCTTCGTCCCCACGTTACGTCTGTATCGTTTGCAGCTCCTCTGATCCCGCCGCCGGCCACCATCCGAACGTTGCCGCCGGAGATGGCGAAGCTCACCCAAGAAGAGCGCCTAAGTGCGCGGTGGTCATCGTGGACTCGTGTACCATGAACGTACTTCAGACCGTTTTCCACGGGAGCTTGTCGATTGGGCCAGTGAAGTCCATGGCCGTGGTCCCAGTAGAGGAGGATGGGGCAAAGAATAAACAAGATGTGATCTTGGTTGATGGGCATGGGAGAACGCAGTTCTTGGCAGTGCCGGAGGCTGATCATGACGGACAAGGTGCAAATCTTCCGCGCGGAAGCTCCTCGCCCGACATTGCAGCATTCACGTTGGGGGAGGTTTCGAGTGAAGGAGTGCAGGCGGTGGCTTTTTCAGATGATAGGAAACTCTTGGCTCTCGTTTATGGGAATCATTGTGTGTTCAAGTGCCTAGCTGATGGTGTTACAGTTGGTGAGATCTCCTTACTGGGCAGTTCGCTATACAATGATGACCCTTCAACAAAGGCTCAACTCATTGGAGGCATGTTTCTCGAGGGCAATAATGGTGTTTGTGGATCCGAAATCAAGAATTTGGCTGAAGTCTCTGTGAGGATGTTTGCTCTGTGGAATACGAATGGTGCGGCAATTGCATACAGGATATCTGGTTCAGGTGCTATGTTTGAGTTTGAAGCTCTGTGCAAAATTCCAGACATGCCTTGCATACTTGATAGGAAAGCATCTGTTCGTTTCTGTCAGTTGAACCACTGTCTTGTTCGGGTTGAGTCATTCTGTTTTGTAGTTAGAGAGTCATTAATTTGGAGACCTTATATCACAAAATGGCTAGTTGAAAAAATTGAATCAAGGTTAGATAATAACTTGGGCAAGCCTTATCTGAGTAATTTGGTAGGTGAAGGGGGTTTTCCAGGTGATCTGACAGGGACGTGGTCCTCCTGTTGCCAGAATGAGGCAAAAGACAGGGCAAAGAAAAGTTCCCAGCAAAGTTGCATTGAAGGCTCCAACAGTTCGAATGGTCTATGTAGAGAACCTGAAAGCAATGGTCCTGAGCTGAGCGAACGGATTGTATCATCTTCAATGGTACTCTCTGAAGATTTTTATTCTCCATATGCTGTAGTATATGGTTTCTATAGTGGCGAAATAGAAGTGCTTAGATTTGCAAATTTGTCTCCTGAAGTGAATTCTGATGCCACTAGTGTTAAATCTCAAATTTATCCGTACATATCGGAACGATTTTTTTCAGGGCACACAGGTGCTGTTCTGTGCTTGGCAGCACATCGTATGGTTGCATGCTTTGAAGGGCAATGTTTTCGTCAAGCATTGATTTCAGGAAGCATGGATTGTACAGTTCGTATTTGGGATATGGATGCAGGCAATCTTCTTTCAGTAATGCATCATCACATAGCTCCAGTTAGGCAAATCATATTGCCGCCACCATGGACCAACCGTCCATGGAACAACTGTTTTCTTTCTGTAGGGGAAGATCAATGTGTGGCTCTTGTATCCCTTGAGACCTTGTGTGTTGAAAGAATGTTTCCTGGACATTCCAGTTACCCGTCAATGGTTGCATGGGACACCACAAAAGGCTACATAGCTTGTCTATGTAGAAATCTCCAATCATCATCAGATGCAGTTAGTGTTCTTTACCTTTGGGATGTAAAATCTGGTGCTCGAGAACGAGTTATTCGGGGAACGGCTTCCCATTCGATGTTCGATCATTTCTGTAGGGGCATCAACAAAAATTCTATCACTGGCAGCATATTGGGTGGAACTACTTCAGCATCATCATTGCGTCTTCCAGTTTTCAAAAATGGTTCTCAATCTTGTGTTACAAAGAGTGAGAGGGGGCTGAGTGCAGTGCTTCCAGATGACAAATCTCAAACAAGTACTGGTTCCCTTGAGTTGAATAATTCTTTGGCACAGAGCAGTAGAGTGAAGGTACCACTTTTAGGAGCAGTCCATGACATCACTCATGATTTGGCTGGAAGCCGTTTTGCAAAGCAGGCTTCGTCACAGAGCACTcctcaaaaaataaaacatccTGTTAAATGTTATTGCCCATTTCCTGGTATTGCAAGTTTGAAGTTTGACATATCGTCTCTAATGTCTCCGCACTTGGTGCATAGCAGTGATAAACAGGTTAATACTCTCGTTTCTGACCTTGAGACTAAAGAATTGGCTTCTCAACATGGAAGTTTGAGTGATAATTCTGATGTGGAAACAATTGAAAGTCATCCTATAAAAGAATCAATCGAAGGATCTCTACTTCGGTTCAGCTTATGTTTTCTACATTTATGGGATGTCGATCATGAAGTAGATAAATTACTAGTGAATGAGATGAATGTCTACAAGCCAGAAGGGTGTTATATAGCTTCTGGTGTGCTAGGGAATAGAGGCTCCCTAACATTGATGTTTCCTGGCTTGCGTGCTACTCTTGAG CTTTGGAAGGCTTCATCAGAATTTTGTGCTATGAGATCCCTGGCATTAGTGTCTCTTGCCCAACGCATGATCAGCTTATCTCATTCCAGTGCAACAGCTAGCAG TGCTTTGGCAGCATTTTATACTCGCAATTTTGCAGAGAAAGTTCCAGATATAAAGCCTCCTTTACTCCAG CTCTTAGTGAGTTTTTGGCAAGATCCTAATGAGCATGTACGCATGGCTGCACGCTCTTTATTCCATTGTGCAGCCCCACGTGCCATTCCACATCCTCTTCGCAGTCAGAAAACCATATCTCCTGAAGCTCCTTCAAGTCCTTTAGATGTTACAGAGGAGAATGTTCTTTCAAATATTGGTGATATATCTTTAAGTACCTACACAGGCTCAGATAAGTCCGGTAACAACCTTGGCAGTGCTGATTTTGAAACATCCAGCATAGGTTCCTGGATGGAATCATTCGAGATTCAAGAgtggacttcatgggttggGGGGACAAGCCAAGATGCGATGGCCTCAAATATCGTTGTTGCAGCAGCATTAGTGGTTTGGTACCCTAGCATAGTAAAGGATATACTTGCCAAGCAGGTTGTGAACCAACTAATTAAGTTGGTAATGTCCATGAATGACCTATACAGCTCAACTGCAGCAGAGCTTCTAGCAGAGGGTATGGATAGCACATGGAAAGTATGCTTAGGCCCTGAAATTTCTCATCTTATTGGAGATATTTTTTTCCAGATTGAATGTCTTGGTGGCACACCGAATGGTAATGTGATACAAAATCCAGCAGTAGCTGTTACTATTCGGGAGGCTTTGGTTGGGACTCTTCTGCCTAGTTTAGCAGTGGCTGATGTTTTAGGATTTCTAAATGTAATAGAAGGCCAGATCTGGGCTACTTCCTCTGATTCATCTGTTCATCTTGTATCACTCAAAACTCTTATCAGAGTAGTCCGTGGCTCTCCAAAGCCTTTAGCTCCATATCTTGATAAG GTTGTAAGCTATGTTTTACAGACCATGGACCCTAGCAACTTAGTGATGCGCAAGGTTTGCCTTCACACCTCAATGCTTGCTTTAAGGGAAATTGCACGTGTATTTCCTATGATTGCTCTGAATGGGAGAGCAACACGTTTGGCTGTTGGAGATGCTATTGGAGATATTCACAGTGCTACTATTTGTGTATATGATGTGGAAAG TGTGACAAAAATAAAGATTCTGGATGCAAGTGGACCTCCAGGTCTTCCAATTTTGCTTGAAGGAGCTTCAAATTCAAGGATCAGTACAGCAATAACAGCTTTGAGTTTCTCGCCAGATGGAGAG